ATTATGATTATTTACTTGAATCTAAGTATAGGAAGTAGGAAATTAATTTGCATTTTGTCATCTTATTGATGTTTTATGGGGGGGTTGAATAGTTAAACTTTGTGCAAGCACCCACTTCTTCTTATTTTGGTTTATGGCTTGGATCTTGTATTATATTAAGGTTTATTATATGATATATAACTGCCTATATTTCAATTTATAACttgattttttactttttagtatCTTACGAGTTATTTatccattggtgatcttagGACTCAATTCTCTTACTACTCAATTGATATGTCATACATCCCATATTAAATTGAGCTTTCTATTGAGTTAAtgcaaatatgtttttttttttttattttgtttgcaGATTTGTGTATGTACCAGTTCAGGATATCCGTAAAGATGTCCAATGTCCAATTTGCCTTGGTATGTTTTTGTTTGACCTTTTTGGATGATATAATTGGGCAATGATATGTATATGATATTGATTTAATTTTCACTACAATCAAAACGAAAGGGTCAGGGAATGAATATACTTCCCGCCATCGTCACACAATTCTCCGCTTATGCTCCTTTTTATGTTTTGTAAGGAAGATGGGATCCAGCAGTATCTATGATATTTTTATAGATACCGACAGAACTGTTACTGATTATTAGTAGGGGACTATGTGATTATGAAACTATTACTGGTCCTTAGTGGTTCCTTATTCTTTATTGTTGACCTACTTTATATTTGAAAATTGGACCATATTGGAGAAATATATATCACTATCTGCTTCTTATGTTATGAGCATCAAACTGTCAATTATAATTATGTGAAGGAAGGAAGCTGAATTGTCTGCGTTGTCAATATTGAGAACACTTTAAAAAGGACAATGTCCtgcttttaaaatcactttatgGTCTATATTATATAACAGAGGAATGCCTTCATAATTCATGCATTATAATTATAGTCTAATGAAGCAATGATAGAATGTTTCTGTATTGTCAATGAAGAGAGATTTTAATAGTCATTTTTTATGACCTGATATTTATTATGTAAAGGACAACAAAGTTGAATTCAAAGTGCAACTGACATGTTAAGAAAACACTTTGAGATATCTTATCAGGACATACTAATATAGACCGTTGTAAACAATAAGTGACTCCACACCCATGGCTTATGAGTTTTGTGGATAAAGGGAGTTTGATTTTAATCACATTGTATGCAGTTCCATTTTATAATATCCTTAGGGTTTAGCACGGCTCTGTATAAAAACTTTTCTTACTTTCTGCATAATCTTGTTTTTGTCATTCGGAATATGTAAGGAGACGAATGATGTTGGCATGCAACCCTGAATTACCCTTGAAGAAGTTAAAGATACCTTCTCAGACCCATCAATCCAAAATTTCTTTTAGTAGTAAGCAACTGATTCCAATTTCTGGAGTTAAATCTATAAGTGGTGGCATAAGAAGTAGGAATCCAAATTGTTAGATATCTTGTAAATAAGTTGGATATCTTGCATTCTTTGACACCTTGCGTCTTTGGGTCTACTTGTTTTATCCATAATCTTAGTCCTAGTCTTACCAAACTTTCTCCTCAGTCTCATAAGTATGTATTCCTGGGTTATCCTCGAACTCAAAAAGGTTATATATGCCTCTCACTCACTCTTCGCCGTTACTTGATCTCGACTGATGTGGCCTTTTTTTAGTCTGTTCCATTCTTTGGGTTCACCTCATCCACCTCTGAGTCTGTCTCCACCTCCTTACCACTTCCTCCTCTTGTCCCTGTCACCCACCACCCATTAGAGATGTCCCAAAATCTCAACTCTAGAATTTGGGCTtgacctaactctaccccaaaagttCGGTCACGAAGTGAGGATTGCCCAAACATTATAAACTTTTCTTTGGTCATATTTGTAGTCGATGCAGGATGTCAACATTGACATTGACTTAAAGGTTAAAATTGTAAATTCGCTTCTATAAATGGGGCATTCTAAATGTAAATCGTAATGTGATCGCACACTGTTTGTTAGTTGTGGCTTTACCAAGCAGTTTCAAATTTCGTTATGAAGAAGGAATTTGAAACTTGCAGCTTAATTTTCAAGTATTTCCTGTTTTTTGAATAACTAATGAAACATTTTTGGTGCTTGAACAAGTCTTAGTTGTGGCTTTGTCAAACAGTTTCAAATTTCATTATGACGAAAGAATTTGAAACTTTCAGCTTAATTTTCAAACATTTCCTGTTATGTGATAACTAATGAAGCATTTTTCGTGCTTGAACAGGTATTATTAAGAAAACGAGAACTGTTATGGAATGCTTGCACCGGTTTTGCAGGGAGTGCATTGACAAATCGATGCGACTAGGGTAGGTCCAACTAAGCCATTCaaggttttatttatttaatacgCTACTGTTGATTGCAATCCAAGTCCCTCTTGTCTCTACCGTGCTCATCAGAAAACACAATATAATCTCTGTATGCAGCCAGATTTATCATTTATGTATTATCTCAGGAATAATGAATGCCCTGCTTGCCGCACACACTGTGCCAGTCGTCGCTCTTTGAGAGATGATCCAAACTACGATGCCCTTATTGCTTCTTTATATCCAGACATTGAGAAGTATGAGGAAGAGGTATAGGTTGACTTGTTTACTgctttataataatatttggtCGTGTTTACATCAATCTATTGCAAAATTTATCTAGTGAGTAGTGATACCACTCACTGTCCCATTGCAGGAGCTTGAATTTCGTGAAGAGGAGAAGAACCGCAATAAGCAGGTGAATGTTTATTGAGTAAATACATTTGTGCATGCTTTCAGCTTTCAGATGTGTGCACAACAATGACAGTAGTGATACCATTTTTTTTCACTGACTGATGTAGATTTGTTGACTATCTACATGTCTGCCATGGCATACCAACTCCTATATAGTATATACATatctaataaaattaatatctaTTTATTTCTCAGCTTTATGCTTATTCCTTAATAATCTTGGATCTTATCGGTCAAAACTTCAATTATAAAATCTTAGCATTCTAACTTTTCTGGCAGATTCAAGCTTCTATAGCAAAAATAGTTCAACGGCAATCTGAAGCACTGGTTAAGAGGCGTAGAGATACACCAGGTGCATTTGCACCAAGATCACAGCGTAATCAACGGAACATTCATTCTAGGAGACAGAACCAAGTGATTGATATTCAAGGATCTGAAGATAATGAGGAGGAAAATGACAACAATGAAAAAGACTCATCTGCTGATGATGAGCGGTGCACAGAACCCCCGCAGAGAAGGCGAAAGAGATGGACCAGAGTTCGTCCCTCTCAGCCATCATCATCTATGGCAGGTCCTGATGGTGGATGTGTAGACAGTGATATAGATGTAAGTAGAGAAAATCGAGGAACTTCAAGGCAGGTGTCAAAACCTAGAAAGCTTACTTGGGGAAGGGGTGGTTTTAGGAGTAACACCCGACATGGCAGTAGTGGTGGTAGCAATAGCAAAAGTTCCCGCAGTGGTCGATTGGCTAAGCTGGTTGGTCATCTTAGAAGCTTGGATGAAAATATTGATGAGGTATAAGTtattttcctctttcttcccACTAATAGATAGGTGCAATGTTACGCCATCTTATTTCAGgtcaatttaataaaaaaaatgctaCGTTTTTATTCACAGTTTGATGTCCATCTCTTGCTTGTTTCCCTGGACAAAAGTACTCCAAGTTTGGAGCAGCCACACCTTTGCTGTCGACCAACTTTGACTGTCAAGCACCTTTACGAAGTGAGATTCTCTGTCTTTGATCACTTGTTTCTGGCAGTGgtagttttttttatcaacttgGTTTGAATTTGTTTATGCCTCCTCCAAATGGCCTAGTATTGTTTTACACCATATAGTGAGATTAGTATCTGACTTCCTTGTTTGCACATTTATCAGCTGATTAAGTTAACAAATGATGTGATATGAATATATAAGCTCTTTTATTTCCTGTCCTCTCATAATATTTGTTCTGGAACTTGGAATGTAGGCACACATGCCAGAAAATTAATGGAACTAGTTGATAAAATGACATGATTAGGAAAAGGACAATTTTATGTGCCTACAAGAAACTAAGTGGGTAGGAGAAAAGGCCTAGACACATAGGAAATAAAGTTTAGGTACACATGAAAGACAAAATCTAGAATTGGGTAGGTACAATTATAGATAAGTTTTGAACAAAATCTGGGGGTGTCAAAAGCTTAAGTGATAGAATCATAGCTCTTATATTTATAGTAGACCGAGAAACCTTTAATGTCACTAATGCATATGCACCACAAGTACAGGTTGAAGAGCAGCAAAAAGTGCAGTTCTCAGAGATTTAAGAGGTTTGGTCCAAGAAAATATCTTAGTGAAAGGATTTTTCTAGGAGTTGATTCAAATGGTAATGTGGGTAAGAAATTTGTGGGGTATGAACATCTGCACGGGGATATGGTATAGGGGAAGAAAATGCATTGTCTTAGACTTCACCTTGGTTTATGATCTCACTATAATGACCACTTGTTTTAGGAAATAAGAGAACCTTGTAATGTGGAAGAGTGAGGTGGCATGATCCCACTTTGATTTCATTCTGATAAGCAAATTAAATAGAAAATTTTGCAGTCATACTGGGAGAGAGTCTGACCACCCTACGCAGGATTTTGGTTATAGATGTGTGCATAACaagaaaaatcaataaaaattgtatAGTTAATATTCCTAGGTCAAAGTGGTAGTCACTAAAAGGTGAAAAAATGGCTGAGAGTAACTTTTGAAGAGTTAGTTTTGGGAGACCTAAGGAATTGCGAATGATACGTTGAACGGCAAGGGATTAGAAAAGTAGAAAAAAAGACAGGAGAATCGAGGGCTCTAGACCAAAGGTTAAAGGTTCTTGGTGGTGAGAGGAAAGTGTACAACAAAAGATTACGTTTAAAAGGGAGTGTTATAAAACATGATCCTTGTGCAAAAACAAGGAAAATTGGAATATCAAGAAACTAAAAAGGTGGTAAGCGAACTCAGATGAAAAGCATTTGACAGCTGATACTGGTCCTTATACCCTGAAAGCATGGGAACGAAGTATCTATAGAATTAAAGTAGGATAGATGATATGGAGAAGCATAGAATTAAAGTAGGATAAATGATATGGAGAATTGTTTTCGGCATGATTTGTCATTTGTGATAGAAAATATCACTCAGCTTAAAGGAAAATTTAACCATATCACTATCTGACCAAACATGTTGGTCTAAATATTGGGAGGTTAAGAATCAACAAGAAAGTAGGTTTAGTGCTGGAGAGAGTAAGAATGTTAAGATGGATCTGTGGTTGTGCAAGATAAGATAGGATTAAAATAGAATCATTAGAAAGTTATGGTAGCTTCTATTGTAGAAGAGATGATATAATTTCGTCTTTAGTTGTTTGGGCATGCGTGGTGAAGACTTGTGGTAGCTATTAACCGTCACCCACCTCCACCTCTATCTATTAATCGTTAGGTAGATGGAGATCAAGGAAAGAACTATGCTATACTGTACGAAGGATACTTTTGCGAAAGGCAAGAGTCCCTTACGTGGCACAGTCCTAATTTTTTAAGAATAAACCTATGaatttaaaagtaaaattatAGATAATGATCTTGATTGAAAACACTTGTTCTTACATTTTGTCGCGGGTGCTCCTCGTAACAAACAACATTTCTCTCAAGGCTGGAAAACTATAAACTAAACAATTAAAAGAGATTAGAGTTAAATGATCTATTTTTGTAACTTAAAACATGGCATGGCATTATGGCATTGTATGATACATCTAAAAGCTTGGTTATTAACTTATTATCTTCTTGCTCTATGACGATTgtctaattttttatatatttttcatgCATAGTATGTTGCCCGTCAGACACCTTTGCCAGTTGAAGCAGTAGAGATAATGGCAGTTAAAGGATGCTGCAGTACAAATCGCAACGAGTCAGCTGATGATGCTTCAGCCCTGGTTTGTGATGAGCTAACAACGCTGGCTATAGATCCTCACAAAGATGAACTGGAAATTTTGCAAGAACATGAATCCCTGGCTGAGATTAGATCCAAGTGCATATCTAAAAGGGATCATTTGGTGAGTATTAAACTGGTCTCCCCCTACATTATTTCAAGTAAAACAATCACCGTGAGCGGGACTAGTCGAGGTGTGCGAAAGCTGGCCTAGACACCCGTGGTGAGAACCAAAAAACAACAACTAATCTTTTGCCTTTTTCTGCTGTTTCAGATTCTGGCATACAGGCAAAAGGAGGCATTATAGTCTTGCTTTGATAGGCAGACTTCAGATATTGACAATGCCATAATCTTGTTCTGAGTGTACATAAAAAAGAACGGTTGCCTAGAGTAGTTTTCTAGTTGCACCCTCAACCCCAAAATGGGAAAAAAACTTCAGTATACTAAATTATGAGAACCTCCCAAAAATGTTATGCTGCATTTTAATACCTTCCAAAAGTTTAGATTTTTTTGAGgttaaattttagaattatttACCTTATAAGATATTAGTTACAATTTCAACTTTAATTAACTCAGTCtaaattttagaattgatttttttactttctcatttttttacAGTCAATTAAATAGGGTTGGAGAAAGTAGTGGTATGGCTTGATGATTGTACTTGGTGAGATGCGTTTCATATATTTATGGGGAGTAGATTGGATCTCGGGTCTTTTAGGGTTTGTTAAATAAACACATTCGACCTCAGGTGAAATTCAAGATTTGTGGTTATGTTAATGGGAACTTATGAAGCCTGGTTTTCTCATTGTTTGTTAGATCATTTTCCTACTTAAACTTGTTAAGGTCTTttattaactagagatatgaccaaaatATTCCTTATATAAGATAGAACAATCATCACATCTAAACtagcttttgaggtagagttaGATCTAACTTAAAATTTTAGTTGTACGTATATGCAAATTCTAAGAAAATCAAATTGACAGTTCTAGTTGGACTATTCTTAGGTTCATATAGAAATTAGTAACCAACTAACCATCTCTACATTACGTGCTTGAGTTGATTGTGAAAGTGCCtatagattttttattttttttaagcaaaTCAATCCACCGCTAACATTAGTAACTAATTCCTCTTTGTGGGTGCTTGCACTAAGTGGTACGAAATGTGCTCCATTCCCATGAGCAATTATCGAACTTCCGACCTCATAGTTAAGAGACTCACCTCTTATGGTTTGACCGTGTGTATATACATCTTCAAAGGCATTATTAGCAATGTATACATGGTTTGCCTTCTagcttttctttctctttttctcctAATATACAAATCATAAATGTCTCCAATTTCATCCACATCTTGTGATAATGTGTACTGGGATTTTGTGACATGCATTAGTTACCTTGGAGGTTATGAACCTGACCCCACAACACATTATTGTGAATCTCAACTGAACTCAACATGGAGGCAAAGCAACATGCATGTCTCCAACAGAAATGTCTTCAATTTAATATGTAATGTATTGAAAACCTGGCAAATTAAAGAGTGAAGATATCCAATTTAGTGTCTCTCATCGCATAAAAGCTCTTCCAGAGAAGTGTCATACCCCAATCACTTTTCCTATTTCAAATACCATGAATTGCTCCGACTAAATCTTCTTCCACTTCACTTTCTCTTTGTCTAATATATAAATCTATTAAAGAACATATATTAATGTGgtctttttatttttgcagGATTCACTGAATGGAGAAACGATTAGGTGTGTTAGTTGAAGTGGTGGAAAGTGGaaggttaaaaaataaaagacaggTTTCAAATGATTTTAAGCCAAACCAGTGAAAATAGATTTAAAGTGCATTCAGAAAAAGATTTAAAGTGCATTATATCGTGAGTTAATCGGATAGGATAACAGAGTCTTATCATTTATTCTATCGTGTTCATTACGTATAAAATTTATCCTGAGCGAGCCTTATCTCTTATTCTACTGTGTTTATTACGtgtaaaacttatcctgagtgAGTCTTATCTCTTATTATACCGTGTTCATTATGTGTAAAATTTATCTGATCAAGTTTTTATTGCATCAAAACCATTGTAGTTGGTAAGCTACTTTATAGTGTATCAACTATCAAGCCATATTAAGTGTGTCAATTTAattactcttaaattattttcaaaaaaaaaaactcttaaaattaacttttatttcttttatatttctTTATATAATACCaaacaatatataaataatctcATTACTTTTTCGATCTCTACTAAACTTCTCCTTTTCTCTACTCTATTCACAGTTTTTCAGTTTCTCTCGTAAACCAAACAAAACTTAAAAGTGATATAATTGTTaatgtttttaaaaatatttaaacaacCATATGAAACTAGTGAACTTAATAACTTTCTGAAATGATTCTAACATTTTCGCTAAAAAAATCAGATTATGGTAAGGTTAACTTTTTCAATAAAGTTTGTTCTATCCACTTAAATCAACCCACTTGAACCAACCGCTAATTAGTAAATATTTTCAACATAATATCGTTATATTTCCTagggaggttttaatgagactctCTCATGAGTCGTTTTTAAGCCCAAAATAACACTCGGGACTTCTAGGGCCATTAGCTTATGTGGCTTGGTTAGAGATACTCTTCTTGTACTGACTTTTCTatatctacatgagaggattgttctcatgattcaTTTCAATGATCAATATAAGTCTCtttgctctaaaaaaaaatattccaaattgaaaattattttattaaaattgtaGGAAGCTTTAGTTTTGCTAATCTAGTCTCCTTTGGTTTCAACTTAGTTTCTTCTAGTTCTTTTCATATTATATATCTTTTTATTAGcttattgtttttttataattttttagttaaaaaataattgaataaaGAAAACACCTCCAGACTATCGGACATAAACTTATTTATGGATCTCCCAAAGAGATTACATATCAACTAAGATTTTACTGGAAGAAGGAAAATTCGAGTTGAACCTGAAACGTgtgattttttataattttgttaGTTATAGTAATACATGTATTTTATTTATCTCAATATTTTGTATTTTCTTCATCCTTCCCTAtacttataatttttaaaattccttTTAAAATGTGaatttcattcatttaattcCTTCCCTAtacttatatattgtttaaaatttcttttatattatattgttAATTTCGGATTCATTTACGATACACAAAGAAATACTTGTGTAAAGTTGCACAAACCTATCTTAACCTAGGTTACAGgttaaatcatttttaaaaaagcattgttatagtaaaaaaatcatgtCCTCTTTAATCTCTAacctttattattattatcatcagTCATCACCTAAATCACCTACTGGGCAAGTGTTTATGTTGGTTCTGGTGGAACTTTGCTTTCATGCGTGTCTATTTGGTTCTGTTGCTGCACTGTTTCGCTGCTAGTAGAGGCGCAAGTGGTGCGGGTCTCGCCATGCTTGTGGGAGGAAGGTGCGTCTTTACTGGTTAATGAAGGGGTTCCAAAAGCTTTTACTCAATAGATCTGAagctttctctttctcttctgaTCTGGGTTGAAAAGCTTGAAGCTTTCACCTTTTATTCCTCATCTTTAAGCTTCAATGTTAAACAAGGGTCAGATCCGAAAAAAAAGAATAGAATTGGTGATGATTGAGGTGGTAGTGCAGTGTGGGTTGGGGTTGGTTGTGGTGGTGCGGTGTTTGTTCAACGGTGGTGGTGTGGTCTCAGTTTTTGGGTTCCAAAATCTGAAAAATGTGATTTAaaagatgaagaatgaagatgaattttgggttaaga
This portion of the Lotus japonicus ecotype B-129 chromosome 3, LjGifu_v1.2 genome encodes:
- the LOC130746813 gene encoding putative E3 ubiquitin-protein ligase RING1a, whose product is MPAQKRSLPDSGDDGDTSPPLLYHNRHAKQPPHRNPHLKAHGGQQQEQDEEDDDEDQQEEDEEEDDEEEDGEEEEEEEDEEDAEEDEDEAGQRHNHDEDQSQDSDESPSSDSEEKPEFVYVPVQDIRKDVQCPICLGIIKKTRTVMECLHRFCRECIDKSMRLGNNECPACRTHCASRRSLRDDPNYDALIASLYPDIEKYEEEELEFREEEKNRNKQIQASIAKIVQRQSEALVKRRRDTPGAFAPRSQRNQRNIHSRRQNQVIDIQGSEDNEEENDNNEKDSSADDERCTEPPQRRRKRWTRVRPSQPSSSMAGPDGGCVDSDIDVSRENRGTSRQVSKPRKLTWGRGGFRSNTRHGSSGGSNSKSSRSGRLAKLVGHLRSLDENIDEFDVHLLLVSLDKSTPSLEQPHLCCRPTLTVKHLYEYVARQTPLPVEAVEIMAVKGCCSTNRNESADDASALVCDELTTLAIDPHKDELEILQEHESLAEIRSKCISKRDHLILAYRQKEAL